Below is a genomic region from Neoarius graeffei isolate fNeoGra1 chromosome 12, fNeoGra1.pri, whole genome shotgun sequence.
CCATTCTTTAAGAACACAACAGTGAGAAACACAATCCACAGAAGCAGCAAATTTTAGTTATTTTCATTAAGACCAGCTGGTGTCAGAACAGATTTAAAATGATGAAACAGCAAAAGATTTAAATCATCATatagactggatttactgacgtgTCATCAACACGTATGTGCCTGGAAGTTCTTGAGGGAATCCACTACAATGAACCAGCACTGAAATCTGATCTCAAAGCCTTTCACAGACCTTCAGTCAAAGGTTTTTCCAGCATTTCACTTCAGATGCAGATGTTACCAGAGACTCTGCAGTTTGGTGTTCCAGCAGTAAACAAAatctccattaaaaaaaaaaaaatcctcacttAACAAGAACAAATAAATATTTAAAGATGTAGGACACATTTCTGCTCCAGTGgttgtaatctctctctctctctctcacacacatacacacgtcctGATCATAATCAGACGTCCTGGTTGGTGATGAGTTTCTGCATCCTCTTGATCTTGCGCTTGTTTTTGGGCAGGGGTTTGTTGTACAGGCCGCTCTTCAACAGATGTTCTTTGCTGTGGTGAACCTGAGCACCATGCTGCAGCTGGAATGAACACAGAGCTCGCAGAGGCCTCAGGAGAACCTGCACACAGGAAAGTCAACGGTTGTTGTTAaacgtgcgctctctctctcaacacattatgttccacttccgcagccaagaacaggaatcttagaatcaacaacaagttcctatggaagtggccggtgagtgtaaagtTACAATAATGACACACTACTTGGTAAAACAGAGATAATACACTAATCTAGTTCTGCAACACACCTGTATTCCCTACTCACCTCCTGTATGGCTTGGTTTTTCTCCATAATGGACAGAGTGACGGCGGCACACTCGAGTGTGGACAGGCACATGTTGGTGGGCTGAGTGCGGATCACGTACTGACTGGAGGGGGCGCTGTTTAACTGCACCTGCAAAACACACAGACTTCACTTATTATTGTTTATACACTAACAGCTCATTCTCAGGGACTCGTACATCAGACGCTCCACCAAACAACAAAAACCCCACAAATCGTTGATTCTGTGAGATGTTAactgaacatttatggaaggagtctccagtgtcagctctttgtaacagtcagtggtgaagtaaaaaaaaaaatgacaaaaaaaaaagttattctttaattaataaataaaaatggctGATAAACTGGTGCGGTGTAAAGCAGAAGGAAGCTGAACCTGTCTTGGTAAGCGAAACAGAGCGTTTCTGAGGAACATGTCCTTGGCTTGGCTCCATGTGCCGTCTATAAGAATGACACTGTGAGGAGTCATAGTGAAATCCACGTCCATGTCCTCCAGGTTTTCAGCGTCGGATCCGGGATACAGGACGAGGGTGTGTGCGTCTCTGCACACAGCAGCTAACTCGGCATGTCTAAGaaggaggagcaggaggaggagttTTTGGATTACTATACATTATAACACCAGCAAATAACTGTGGGATAAAATGAGGATATGTACCTCTCTTCGTTAAACCGTCTTCCAATCAGGACTTTACATTTGCCTTTAGGTAAGCAGGCGGCCAGCAGGGGGACGGTACGGAGCACTCGACTCTCCTGAGGAGTGGAGCAAGAAGAAACCGTTTTGAGAGGGATATATAAATACAAAATTGGCACAGTTTGGACTATAGTGAGGACAAAACACActcaataatgaatgaatgaatgaatgaacgaacaaaCAAGTTGAATTGTGTATATGTGACACAGAACTGTATCACATTCCATCTAACACTCTGGGGAAAAAACCCTGACCTCTGCAGGATGCTGAACGATGTACAGGCAGGTGGAGACATCCAGTGGCTCGGCAGGGAGAAACGGACACAGACACACCTTCACAGGACGGCTAGGAGCGGAAAAACAATGATTCACAAAGATTAGCAAACAGGAAACAGAAGAGGTAAACACTGTGTGACGGGGTAGGGATGAAGCAGTGTTACTGCTACCACCGAGAAACTGATTAGAGTAAACAGATTATTccaaagtattttattcctctgagaccacagcaatttgccaacgagAAAAATTTgatttattacattacaggcatttagcagatgctcttatgcagagcaatgtacaacacatccagagcagcctggggagcagttgggggttcgacgccttgctcaaggacacttcagccattcctgctggtccagggaatcaaaccagcaaccttttggtcccaaagctgcttctctaaccattaggccatggcttccccacggtggtgtagtggttagcactgtcgccgcacagcaagaaggtctgggtttgagcccagcggccggcgagggcctttctgtgtggagtttgcatgttctccccgtgtctgtgtgggtttgctccggtttcccccacagtccaaagacatgcagttaggttgacatggggcagccttgggctgaagtacccttgagcaaggtaccgaactcctgactgctcaggagtttcttcttcttttaaagaaaaacagaaataaaggtttcttcttcttctaaagaaAAACAGAACATACTTTGTTTCTATAATAACAGATCATTCAAATGGACTCGTACAGCAGACGCTCCAGGTTTTTAAACCATTAAAAATCATGTAATTGTTGATGTTTTCTGTAAGATGTTGTTTATTTAGTATTTCTTGAATAAGTCTTCAGTGTtccagtcagagataaagctgtgCCTGAACATGTATGCTCTATAAACATTATAAAGGATATCAGGAGGTTATACACTCCAGCTGACATCAGATCAGAGATTGTTTACAGCTTCAGAATGGGTTTACATTctattttatatttctacacaaCTGATTTCAACACTAATACACAACTGTTGTCTTTTACCAGCACAAAGCAGCTGTAAAAGCTGAATCTCATTTATTCAGCTTGAGCTGCAGCCTGCGCCTGTCCGAGAGAACACCTGTCCGAGTGAACACCTGTCCGAGAGAACACCTGTCCGAGTGAACACCTGTCCGAGAGAACACCTGTCTCCAGGTAACATCACCATGCTAGTCAATTAGCAAGCTACAGAGACAGtagtaataataagaagaaaagcCAAAAAAGCTCACCAGCATCGTAAACAAGTCGGTCTCCTCTCACTAACTTCAACAGGCAGCTCGGATAAATCTGCAAAACCTTCAGGATCTTCTTCCTGCACGAACACTTCACCCGAACCCGCAGTACGAGCTTCACTAACAGCACAATGTGAAGATGGAGATTCAGACATGTCTCGCAACCGGAAATGACGACACTCAATGGCGACTGTATTAGCCTGCGTTCTTCCCTAACTATTCTATCAAGTATATACAGGATATATATGGTACATAGACTTTATAGATACACTTTTAAGAGATATACAAGTATTATTTTTCAACTTATATTTAGATATgatttggagaaaaaaaacaccATTTGG
It encodes:
- the dtwd2 gene encoding tRNA-uridine aminocarboxypropyltransferase 2; the encoded protein is MSESPSSHCAVSEARTAGSGEVFVQEEDPEGFADLSELPVEVSERRPTCLRCCRPVKVCLCPFLPAEPLDVSTCLYIVQHPAEESRVLRTVPLLAACLPKGKCKVLIGRRFNEERHAELAAVCRDAHTLVLYPGSDAENLEDMDVDFTMTPHSVILIDGTWSQAKDMFLRNALFRLPRQVQLNSAPSSQYVIRTQPTNMCLSTLECAAVTLSIMEKNQAIQEVLLRPLRALCSFQLQHGAQVHHSKEHLLKSGLYNKPLPKNKRKIKRMQKLITNQDV